The Chitinophagaceae bacterium genome window below encodes:
- a CDS encoding prolyl oligopeptidase family serine peptidase — MIRSIISLFFLLLFSQASAQQQLGKLTVEKIMRDPRWMGTSPSNLQWSNDGQQLYFSWNPENNLADSTYFITLSNKVPAKATVAQKQDINFSGNFVYNLSRSAFVYSKDGDVFYTETKTGKTKRITQTTDAEMNPQFSFNETKIVYNRSQNLYAWDIATGETMQLTNLRTGDAAPAPAAFQGRGGNAGAGGRTNTAGGSANQQEDWLKNDQLRYFEVLRSRKEKREKTDAYNKSIPKPKELRSINIEDKFLQGLSISPDGRFISYRLFKAVTNAKTTIVPSFVTESGFTTDIPARTKVGAAQGSSEFYFYDREKDSVITIKTDSLPGIKDLPDYVKDYPKQLEQRSKNPANRAVNFSSIVWSPKGSNAVIEIRSQDNKDRWLMLWNGTAMSLLDRQRDEAWIGGPGIGFGRNTGWIDESTVWFQSEATGYAHLYTINVTTKEKKALTVGNYEVQQTQLSRDKKFFYITTNEVHPGEQQFYRLSIADGKKERITTMTGANQVTVSPDEKYIGILYSYSNKPWELYLQENKPGGKIEQITSKAQSEEFKSYAWKDPEVITFTAADGAQVYARIYKPANPHPNKPAVLFVHGAGYLQNAHKWWSSYFREYMFNNMLADNGYYVMDIDYRGSAGYGRDWRTGIYRYMGGKDLSDHVDAVNYLVKTYGVNPQHIGLYGGSYGGFITLMAMFNKPDVFAAGAALRPVTDWAQYNHGYTSNILNEPFTDSIAYRRSSPYYFAEGLKGDLLICHGMVDVNVHFQDAVKLSQRLIELGKDNWELAPYPMEDHGFVEPSSWTDEYKRIFKLFERVLKK; from the coding sequence ATGATCAGATCAATTATTTCCCTGTTCTTCTTACTATTATTTTCCCAGGCTTCGGCCCAGCAACAATTAGGTAAGCTGACTGTTGAAAAGATAATGCGTGATCCACGCTGGATGGGCACATCCCCTTCTAACCTGCAATGGAGTAACGACGGGCAGCAGCTTTATTTCAGCTGGAACCCGGAAAACAATCTTGCTGATTCAACTTACTTTATTACACTCAGCAATAAAGTACCGGCAAAAGCAACTGTTGCTCAAAAACAGGATATCAACTTCAGCGGCAACTTTGTTTATAATCTTTCCCGCTCTGCTTTTGTGTACAGTAAAGATGGAGATGTGTTTTATACAGAAACAAAAACAGGAAAAACAAAACGTATTACACAAACAACCGATGCGGAAATGAATCCGCAGTTTTCATTTAATGAAACAAAGATTGTGTACAACCGCAGTCAGAATTTATATGCCTGGGATATTGCAACCGGTGAAACTATGCAGCTCACCAACCTTAGAACTGGTGATGCAGCACCTGCTCCTGCTGCTTTCCAGGGAAGAGGTGGAAATGCGGGAGCAGGAGGAAGAACAAACACAGCCGGAGGTTCAGCTAATCAGCAGGAAGACTGGCTGAAGAATGATCAGCTGCGTTATTTTGAAGTATTACGTTCAAGAAAAGAGAAGAGAGAAAAAACAGATGCTTACAATAAATCAATCCCCAAACCAAAAGAACTGCGGTCAATTAATATTGAAGATAAATTTTTACAGGGTTTAAGCATCAGTCCCGATGGACGCTTTATCAGCTACCGTTTATTCAAAGCAGTAACAAATGCCAAAACAACCATTGTTCCAAGTTTTGTAACGGAGTCAGGATTTACTACTGATATTCCTGCCCGTACAAAAGTGGGTGCAGCACAGGGAAGTTCTGAATTCTATTTCTACGACAGGGAAAAAGATTCAGTGATTACAATCAAAACAGATTCTTTACCGGGTATTAAAGATTTACCTGATTATGTAAAAGATTATCCCAAACAATTGGAACAGCGTTCAAAAAATCCTGCAAACCGTGCTGTCAATTTTTCATCGATTGTATGGTCGCCAAAAGGAAGTAATGCAGTGATTGAAATCCGTTCACAGGATAACAAAGACCGATGGCTGATGTTGTGGAACGGAACAGCCATGAGTTTATTAGACAGACAGAGAGATGAAGCATGGATTGGCGGACCTGGCATTGGCTTTGGACGCAACACCGGATGGATTGATGAAAGCACCGTCTGGTTTCAATCGGAAGCAACAGGTTATGCTCATCTCTATACCATCAATGTAACAACAAAAGAAAAGAAAGCATTAACAGTTGGGAACTATGAAGTGCAGCAAACACAATTGAGCCGTGATAAAAAATTCTTTTACATCACAACAAATGAAGTACATCCCGGTGAACAGCAGTTCTACCGTTTATCGATTGCTGATGGAAAGAAGGAACGCATTACTACCATGACAGGTGCCAACCAGGTAACTGTTTCACCCGATGAAAAATATATCGGCATTCTGTATTCTTATTCAAACAAACCATGGGAGCTTTATCTACAGGAAAATAAACCCGGTGGAAAGATTGAACAGATCACCAGTAAAGCGCAGAGTGAAGAATTCAAATCGTATGCATGGAAAGATCCTGAAGTGATTACGTTTACTGCAGCTGATGGCGCACAGGTATATGCAAGAATTTACAAACCGGCGAATCCGCATCCGAATAAACCGGCGGTATTATTTGTGCATGGCGCAGGTTATTTACAGAATGCACATAAATGGTGGAGCAGTTATTTCAGGGAATACATGTTCAACAACATGCTGGCCGATAACGGCTACTATGTAATGGATATTGATTACCGTGGCAGTGCAGGTTATGGCCGTGACTGGAGAACAGGTATTTACCGTTATATGGGCGGTAAAGATTTAAGTGATCATGTGGATGCTGTTAATTACTTAGTGAAAACTTATGGAGTTAATCCGCAGCATATCGGATTGTACGGCGGATCTTATGGCGGCTTTATTACATTGATGGCGATGTTTAACAAGCCGGATGTATTTGCAGCAGGTGCTGCTCTTCGTCCTGTTACTGACTGGGCACAATACAATCATGGCTACACATCAAATATTTTAAATGAACCGTTTACTGACAGTATTGCTTACAGAAGAAGTTCACCTTACTATTTTGCTGAAGGTTTAAAAGGTGATCTGCTCATTTGCCATGGCATGGTGGATGTGAATGTTCATTTCCAGGATGCCGTGAAATTATCGCAACGTTTAATTGAATTGGGAAAAGACAATTGGGAACTGGCTCCTTACCCAATGGAAGATCATGGATTTGTAGAACCCAGCAGTTGGACAGATGAGTATAAACGAATTTTCAAATTATTTGAACGGGTGTTGAAGAAATAA